From a single Fusarium fujikuroi IMI 58289 draft genome, chromosome FFUJ_chr03 genomic region:
- a CDS encoding related to multidrug resistance protein, with the protein MTVDHHDKIEKSASSPSSEPQGPLTNDAKEDELQAKAKARPERTANFKDYLRIFSYATKWDFFAYAAGFFASIGAGITLPLMNVVFGQFVGNFTEYFMPGSTTSQSEFNKSIDKLALYMFALFLGRFVLNSINKFVFRMIGIRLSSAIRLHYLQRLFGQSIHVLDSMPPGYATGTITSTANVLQLGISEKLGTFVEYNSTIVAAIIVAFVKNWSLTLVTSSIILYLFLVLGTFLPMILKVNALITKAEGRAGAVASEALASVRMVAACGAESRISRRYGQFVEETRQHGKLLSPLVGAQLGLIFFGLYAGFALCFWFGAKSYSEGRLDNVGDVLVVLLSVMIVVLSLERTSTPLLAVGKATVAACEFFVVIDAPQPAKGTLKAPEVSSTQDIIFEDVTFAYPSRPHVKVLDGLDLRIEAGKINAIVGPSGGGKSTIVGLIQRWYTLQDQHVLAKVIEKEKKGGRKNKKDESDEDADAENMVDNEPEESGPPIEVHGRILTAGQLLDDIDLKWWRSQIGLVSQEPFLFNDTIYKNVAYGLIGSPWENETEERKRELVREACRESFADEFIDRLPDGLDTLVGDSGAKLSGGQRQRLAIARSIVRKPSILILDEATSAIDVRGERIVQAALDRAARDRTTITIAHRLSTIKKADRIIVLKKGKVAESGTHDSLMTIEGGVYSGLVHAQSLSLGEPTDAGDESVETEDKPVLANVTSVVASEVDTSTEASKDKARNFFASFGRLFYESKNVWPAFFLTLFAGACVGAGVPLQAWIFGKIIVSFNDIGTDSNLSGSNFWSLMFVVLASGIGISYFVVVFVATRMSSTIRVKYQKQYFDAVMFQKTSFFDHEDHSHGTITSRLGQDPKQLEELMGLNMASVFVALFNVVGAISIAFAFAWKLALVSCCVVLPIMIVSAYWRFKYELAFEKMNNDVFAESSKFASESIGAFRTVTSLTLEDSICLRYQNLLNEHVASAYRKARWVSILFGFSDSASMACQALNFWWGGRLLSRHEIGLVAFFVCFMAITNGSEAAGQALGFGPNSAMASAAANRILNMRESRPRDKVSTSQEIPDTDGGMSIELENIAFKYPTRSTPVFKGLSLKIEKGQFAGLVGASGSRKSSIISLLERFYDLDKGRILLNGKDATDINLYEYRKYFSLVAQEATLFQGTIRENILLGVDPLAITDEQLHQACRDASIHDFVVSLPEGYNTNIGSRGVSLSGGQKQRVAIARALIRDPKVLLLDEATSSLDSESEKLVQSAFERASEGRTMLVVAHRLATVQNADVIFVLGDGQLLEQGCHAELLKRRGVYWNMCQSQALDR; encoded by the exons ATGACTGTTGATCATCATGACAAAATCGAGAAGTCTGCCAGCTCTCCTTCTTCGGAGCCTCAAGGCCCATTAACAAATGATGCAAAAGAAGACGAGTTGCAAGCCAAGGCAAAGGCCCGACCTGAGCGGACAGCAAATTTCAAAGATTACCTG CGGATATTCTCATACGCAACAAAATGGGATTTCTTTGCGTATGCTGCAGGCTTTTTTGCAAGCATTGGAGCAGGGATT ACGCTGCCATTAATGAATGTAGTTTTTG GACAATTCGTTGGCAACTTCACAGAATACTTTATGCCAGGCAGCACAACATCGCAAAGTGAATTCAACAAAAGCATCGATAAGTTGGCGTTGTATATGTTCGCTCTGTTTCTGGGTCGTTTCGTGCTCAACTCTATCAACAAG TTCGTCTTCCGCATGATAGGCATCAGGCTATCATCCGCCATCAGACTTCACTACCTACAAAGACTATTTGGTCAATCTATCCATGTCCTCGACTCAATGCCTCCAGGCTATGCCACAGGCACCATCACCTCTACGGCCAATGTCCTACAGCTAGGCATATCAGAAAAACTAGGCACCTTTGTTGAATACAACTCAACCATTGTAGCTGCGATTATTGTAGCATTCGTCAAGAACTGGTCCCTGACTCTTGTCACATCTTCAATCATCCTATACCTTTTCCTTGTCTTGGGAACATTTCTGCCCATGATACTCAAGGTTAATGCGCTCATCACAAAG GCAGAAGGCAGAGCTGGTGCAGTTGCCAGCGAAGCTTTGGCGAGCGTCAGAATGGTGGCCGCGTGTGGTGCAGAATCACGCATTTCCAGGCGATACGGCCAGTTCGTCGAGGAAACCCGCCAACATGGTAAACTTCTCTCTCCGCTTGTCGGCGCACAACTCGGTTTGATA TTTTTCGGGCTATATGCTGGCTTCGCCCTTTGTTTTTGGTTTGGTGCCAAGTCCTACTCCGAGGGAAGATTGGACAACGTGGGAGATGTCCTTGT CGTATTGCTCTCTGTTATGATTGTCGTACTTTCCCTCGAACGAACATCTACGCCACTGCTAGCTGTTGGGAAAGCCACTGTGGCAGCCTGCGAATTTTTCGTTGTTATCGACGCTCCGCAGCCTGCCAAGGGTACTCTGAAGGCTCCCGAAGTCTCTTCGACACAGGATATCATTTTCGAGGATGTTACCTTTGCTTACCCTAGCCGGCCTCATGTCAAGGTGCTAGATGGTCTGGACTTGCGTATAGAGGCTGGAAAAATCAATGCGATTGTCGGGCCGTCCGGGGGAGGCAAATCGACCATTGTTGGGCTCATTCAGAGATGGTATACCTTACAGGATCAACACGTCCTTGCCAAGGTCattgagaaagagaaaaaagggGGCcgcaagaacaagaaagatgagagtgatgaagatgccgacGCAGAAAACATGGTTGATAACGAGCCTGAAGAATCAGGACCTCCTATTGAAGTCCACGGGCGAATCTTGACAGCAGGCCAATTGTTGGACGACATCGATTTGAAATGGTGGAGGTCCCAGATAGGTCTCGTCTCGCAGGAGCCATTTCTGTTTAACGATACGATCTATAAGAATGTTGCCTATGGTCTGATCGGAAGTCCATGGGAAAATGAGAccgaggagaggaagagagaacTGGTTAGGGAGGCTTGTCGAGAATCATTCGCCGACGAGTTCATTGATCGACTGCCAGAT GGGTTGGATACACTCGTTGGTGATAGTGGTGCCAAACTCTCTGGTGGACAGAGGCAGAGGTTGGCTATTGCACGATCTATCGTGCGAAAGCCAAGTATACTTATACTGGATGAGGCCACTAGTGCTATTGATGTCCGTGGTGAGAGGATTGTCCAGGCGGCCCTTGACAGAGCTGCGAGAGACCGGACCACTATCACAATAGCCCATCGATTGTCGACTATTAAAAAAGCAGATCGTATCATCGtcttgaagaagggcaaagtCGCCGAATCAGGCACACATGACAGTCTCATGACGATCGAGGGCGGAGTCTACTCAGGGCTTGTACACGCACAGTCCCTATCGCTTGGAGAACCCACAGATGCTGGGGATGAGTCGGTTGAAACTGAGGACAAGCCAGTCCTGGCTAACGTGACGAGTGTTGTAGCTTCCGAGGTCGATACGTCGACAGAGGCCTCTAAAGACAAGGCGCGGAACTTCTTTGCAAGCTTTGGTCGACTGTTCTATGAGTCAAAGAATGTCTGGCCAGCGTTTTTTCTGACTCTATTTGCCGGTGCCTGTGTGGGAGCTGGAGTACCACTACAGGCATGGATCTTTGGGAAGATTATTGTTTCTTTCAACGACATAGGGACTGACTCGAACCTATCCGGGAGCAACTTCTGGTCGCTCATGTTCGTCGTCTTGGCTTCAGGAATTGGAATCAGCTACTTTGTAGTTGTCTTCGTGGCCACTCGGATGTCATCCACGATACGAGTGAAATACCAGAAGCAGTATTTTGATGCGGTAATGTTTCAGAAAACATCGTTTTTTGACCATGAAGACCACTCTCATGGAACAATAACGTCCCGGCTTGGCCAGGACCCCAAGCAACTTGAGGAGTTGATGGGACTGAACATGGCTAGTGTCTTTGTCGCTCTCTTCAACGTGGTTGGAGCAATATCCATTGCGTTCGCTTTCGCGTGGAAACTAGCTCTCGTCTCATGCTGTGTCGTGTTGCCCATAATGATCGTTTCAGCGTACTGGCGCTTCAAATACGAGCTGGCATtcgagaagatgaacaaTGATGTCTTTGCCGAGAGCTCAAAGTTTGCATCCGAGTCAATAGGAGCATTTAGAACTGTCACTTCGCTGACACTGGAGGATTCGATTTGCCTCCGATATCAGAACTTACTCAACGAACACGTTGCATCAGCATACAGAAAAGCCAGATGGGTGAGCATACTCTTTGGTTTCTCTGATAGTGCCAGTATGGCATGTCAAGCTCTGAACTTCTGGTGGGGAGGTCGTCTTTTGTCAAGACATGAAATTGGTCTAGTCGCTTTTTTCGTCTGTTTCA TGGCGATTACAAATGGAAGCGAGGCAGCTGGGCAAGCCCTTGGCTTTGGACCAAACAGTGCGATGGCTTCTGCAGCTGCGAATCGTATTCTAAACATGAGAGAGAGCAGACCGCGAGACAAGGTCTCTACCTCGCAGGAGATCCCAGATACAGATGGTGGAATGTCGATTGAGCTGGAAAACATCGCCTTCAAGTACCCGACTAGGAGCACACCCGTATTCAAAGGATTGAGCCTGAAGATTGAGAAGGGACAGTTTGCTGGCCTCGTAGGCGCCTCAGGCTCAAGAAAGTCATCGATCATTTCGTTACTGGAAAG ATTTTACGACTTGGACAAGGGCCGGATCCTCCTGAATGGCAAGGATGCTACCGATATCAACTTGTACGAATACCGAAAGTACTTTTCTCTCGTGGCCCAAGAAGCCACCCTCTTCCAGGGCACCATCAGGGAGAATATCTTACTTGGAGTCGACCCCTTAGCAATCACCGATGAGCAACTACACCAAGCGTGTCGTGATGCCTCGATCCACGATTTTGTCGTCTCATTGCCGGAGGGCTACAATACAAATATTGGATCACGTGGTGTATCACTTTCAGGTGGTCAGAAGCAGCGCGTGGCGATTGCTCGCGCTCTGATTCGCGACCCAAAAGTCCTCCTTCTCGACGAGGCTACGAGCTCCCTTGATTCGGAAAGCGAAAAGCTAGTCCAGTCGGCGTTCGAAAGAGCTAGTGAAGGACGCACGATGCTCGTGGTAGCACATCGACTGGCCACAGTGCAGAATGCTGATGTGATCTTTGTCCTGGGAGATGGCCAATTACTGGAGCAAGGATGCCATGCAGAGTTACTCAAGAGGCGGGGCGTCTACTGGAACATG TGTCAAAGTCAAGCCTTAGATCGTTAA
- a CDS encoding probable transcription factor Pig1p, translating to MAGPSPSSSNLSQNIDPSPGGASSLAKPEKGLALYACGHCGRRYSRPEHLQRHVQTHTLGRRFACSICGKTFARADLKKRHETNHENDDTKKRRRTTSLNTGRVTHACKACATARVKCQEEKPCQRCVRRGLTCVSSEASSSAAMNLVHLSTSARSKTPVDDEHDSSNASAEYAPTSFPNPTSYSADQPSLYGQNTHFHGHSRSATPNTGDLPPSSEAGSSSQAGTDQLPFCDFLRDVLYEHQYDQSARIPENQGLAVLNFCNDSNMELSDMDFGLLDHWNTDGMASSAPVQQETPKSPIDMDHMRQNLVTAWDVSPWRWDPVANDNAFGEQGNLPVSKRDVASIQAQASKEGFRRVVDQKLDFAARDGVLALVLGACQPDTMSSRISGSFPSADLLDTMLHVFLNSHTNQVSDYIHFPTFKLNEQEPEWIAGAAAAGAVLIPVPTLRKFGYALQESIRIVMPRRFEENNEEILNIGLIQAIVLGQDTGLWSGNRRKMEIAECHVNIPVTMMRYRGKFQRSSYPMLSVTPADEGANLEQKWRTWVEMEKWKRFVFHLFLRDSQQSMTALTNPVMSYAELTLPLPASKELWCAKTAKDWKDAYLRREAGHMKRAPSVGDLFRDLNLLSENRHRLDVQFSAAIYLQAFWLLVLEYRNLCSSCRTRSYIQDTYEGSSSLLAARRHQLLQDLQAFKTTTTNWPEVTAQERLLLNQLMMALHISMDDLQLFAGKEGDEQAHRTFPVLQQWVESVDSRAAIWHAGQVLRFAKLFPSAQLKNFYAVGVHHAALALWTYGVITKAGSQQDMSSQHDKVYIDGPEAMSVQQYIATGQGVPVIRGPNQRNGATEASVENPKTTMEAVHDILLANFGGANRMAPAIVENLSILIRQLGNVAWAVGLG from the exons ATGGCTGGCCCTTCGCCCTCGTCCTCGAATCTTTCTCAGAACATTGATCCTTCAC CTGGCGGCGCTTCCTCACTAGCGAAGCCAGAGAAAGGGCTTGCACTTTACGCCTGTGGTCACTGTGGACGACGTTACTCGAGGCCGGAGCATCTTCAGCGCCATGTTCAGACCCATACTTTGGGCCGTAGATTTGCCTGTTCGATTTGTGGAAAGACATTTGCGCGTGCTGATCTCAAGAAGCGCCATGAGACCAACCATGAGAACGACGACACCAAGAAACGCAGGCGTACGACTTCTCTCAACACCGGCAGGGTTACCCATGCCTGCAAGGCTTGTGCCACCGCAAGGGTCAAGTGTCAGGAAGAAAAGCCTTGTCAACGATGCGTTCGTCGTGGCTTGACCTGCGTCTCGTCAGAGGCAAGCTCGTCTGCAGCCATGAACTTAGTTCACTTGTCTACCAGTGCTCGTTCCAAAACACctgtcgatgatgaacaCGATAGTAGCAATGCTTCCGCGGAATACGCTCCCACCAGCTTTCCTAACCCGACTTCTTACTCCGCTGATCAACCATCGCTGTATGGTCAGAATACTCACTTCCATGGACATTCTCGGTCAGCAACCCCAAACACTGGGGATCTACCACCTAGCTCAGAGGCTGGATCTTCCAGCCAAGCCGGGACAGATCAACTTCCCTTTTGTGATTTTCTTCGGGATGTCTTATACGAACACCAGTACGACCAGTCAGCCAGGATCCCAGAAAATCAAGGTCTCGCAGTACTCAACTTTTGTAATGATAGTAACATGGAACTATCAGACATGGACTTTGGGTTGCTGGATCATTGGAATACGGACGGGATGGCCAGCTCGGCCCCAGTACAGCAAGAGACCCCCAAAAGTCCCATCGACATGGACCATATGCGGCAGAATCTTGTCACAGCCTGGGATGTGTCTCCATGGCGATGGGACCCAGTAGCAAATGACAACGCCTTTGGCGAGCAGGGAAATCTGCCAGTTTCGAAAAGAGATGTGGCTAGTATACAGGCTCAGGCTTCAAAGGAGGGGTTCAGAAGGGTCGTTGACCAAAAACTCGATTTCGCCGCTCGTGATGGCGTATTAGCACTGGTCTTGGGGGCCTGTCAACCTGATACGATGTCGAGCCGCATCTCAGGGTCCTTTCCTTCAGCAGATCTTTTGGACACAATGTTGCATGTATTTCTCAACTCGCATACCAACCAGGTCTCGGATTACATACATTTCCCgaccttcaagctcaatgaGCAAGAGCCAGAATGGATTGCGGGAGCGGCCGCTGCTGGTGCCGTGTTGATCCCCGTACCGACTCTGCGAAAATTTGGGTATGCTCTGCAGGAGTCCATCC GAATTGTTATGCCCAGGCGTTTTGAAGAAAACAACGAAGAAATCCTCAACATAGGCCTCATTCAGGCTATTGTTCTGGGTCAAGACACGGGTCTTTGGAGCGGCAATCGACGGAAGATGGAAATTGCAGAGTGCCACGTCAACATCCCCGTGACGATGATGCGATATCGTGGCAAGTTCCAGAGGTCTTCGTATCCGATGCTTTCAGTAACACCTGCGGATGAGGGTGCGAATCTCGAGCAAAAGTGGCGGACATGGGTCGAGATGGAGAAGTGGAAACG TTTTGTGTTCCATCTTTTCCTTCGAGATAGCCAACAGTCCATGACAGCTCTGACCAACCCCGTTATGTCATACGCTGAACTCACCCTCCCCTTACCTGCATCTAAGGAATTGTGGTGCGCAAAGACAGCAAAGGATTGGAAGGATGCGTACTTGAGACGAGAGGCTGGACACATGAAACGGGCGCCGTCAGTTGGTGATCTATTCCGCGATCTGAACCTCCTTTCAGAGAATCGACATCGTTTGGATGTACAATTTTCAGCAGCAATCTATCTTCAGGCCTTTTGGCTCCTGGTCCTAGAGTATAGAAACCTTTGCTCGTCTTGCAGAACACGATCATATATCCAAGACACGTATGAAGGCTCCAGTTCATTGCTAGCTGCACGACGCCACCAACTGCTCCAGGACCTGCAGGCATTCAAAACCACAACCACGAACTGGCCCGAGGTCACAGCCCAAGAACGCCTGTTGCTCAATCAGCTCATGATGGCCTTGCATATATCTATGGACGACTTGCAGCTCTTCGCAGGAAAAGAGGGGGATGAACAGGCACATCGGACATTCCCTGTGCTCCAGCAATGGGTCGAAAGTGTAGACTCTCGGGCAGCTATATGGCACGCCGGCCAAGTTCTTCGATTTGCCAAGCTCTTCCCTTCAGCTCAATTGAAAAACTTCTACGCCGTCGGTGTACATCATGCGGCGCTGGCCTTGTGGACGTACGGGGTGATAACAAAAGCCGGGAGCCAGCAGGATATGTCTTCTCAGCATGACAAAGTCTACATCGATGGCCCGGAAGCGATGAGCGTGCAGCAGTACATTGCTACGGGACAAGGCGTGCCAGTCATTCGAGGACCGAACCAACGCAATGGAGCAACTGAGGCATCAGTTGAGAATCCAAAGACGACCATGGAGGCTGTTCACGATATACTCCTAGCCAACTTCGGTGGTGCAAACAGAATGGCTCCAGCGATTGTGGAAAACCTAAGCATTTTGATACGGCAACTGGGAAATGTTGCTTGGGCAGTAGGGCTAGGTTAG
- a CDS encoding related to 2-hydroxy-6-oxo-6-phenylhexa-2,4-dienoate hydrolase, with translation MSPQDTPTALVVTTTVLSTVAFLAIARALLYPVRPKTIRNPLKAGVYDKTNADKLKNLVYQPDQFPGARDVETPYGSIRVYEFGPEDGEKVFFVHGISTPCITLGPIALGLAKRGYRVMLFDLFGRGFSDGVADIPHDARLYVSQMLLVLASSPLAWTGTDAFRLVGYSLGGGIAVHFANAFPNLVRDLVLLAPAGLIRAASFGRVSRFLFVSGLVPERILAVATRSRLQKPIAASAKPPPKTPIEAVTTPPLNVAEAEVIPASGEAVTPLEQRVMEYVRWMVTHHSGFVPAFMSSIRFAPLTDQHDAWAKLSKRAPGTTAILLARSDEIIDHDAYRRDALSLIGGEHHVRWRILPGSHDFVMTHAGDILSEIDDMFNTKKV, from the exons ATGTCTCCTCAAGATACGCCAACGGCCCTCGTGGTCACAACGACTGTTCTCTCAACTGTTGCCTTTCTCGCCATCGCCCGTGCACTTCTCTACCCCGTGCGCCCGAAAACAATTCGCAATCCGCTCAAGGCGGGCGTGTACGACAAGACCAATGCTGATAAGTTGAAGAATCTTGTTTATCAACCTGATCAGTTTCCTGGCGCTCGAGATGTCGAAACCCCA TACGGAAGCATACGTGTTTACGAGTTTGGCCCTGAGGATGGTGAAAAGGTCTTCTTTGTGCACGGCATCAGTACTCCCTGCATCACTCTCGGGCCTATAGCTCTTGGGCTCGCCAAACGCGGCTATCGTGTGATGCTCTTT GATCTCTTTGGGCGTGGTTTCTCCGATGGTGTCGCTGATATTCCACACGATGCCCGTCTCTACGTCTCCCAAATGCTTCTCGTCTTGGCTTCTAGCCCTCTTGCATGGACCGGTACAGACGCCTTCCGCCTTGTTGGCTATTCTCTCGGCGGTGGCATCGCAGTTCACTTTGCCAATGCGTTTCCTAACCTCGTGCGCGACCTTGTGCTCCTCGCGCCTGCTGGTCTAATCCGCGCCGCCTCCTTTGGTCGCGTCTCTCGattcctcttcgtctctgGCCTCGTCCCGGAGCGCATTCTCGCCGTTGCTACACGCAGTCGTCTTCAAAAGCCTATCGCCGCTTCAGCCAAGCCACCTCCCAAGACGCCCATCGAGGCAGTCACTACGCCACCACTCAATGTTGCCGAGGCAGAGGTGATTCCAGCGTCCGGTGAGGCCGTTACGCCGTTGGAGCAACGTGTCATGGAGTATGTACGCTGGATGGTCACCCACCACAGTGGTTTCGTCCCCGCGTTCATGTCGAGCATTCGCTTTGCACCCCTGACCGATCAGCATGACGCCTGGGCCAAGTTGTCCAAGCGTGCTCCTGGCACCACAGCTATTTTACTAGCTAGATCTGACGAGATTATTGACCACGATGCCTATCGCCGGGATGCTCTATCTCTCATTGGCGGTGAGCACCATGTCCGCTGGCGAATTCTTCCAGGGAGCCATGATTTCGTTATGACGCATGCGGGAGACATCCTTAGCGAGATTGACGACATGTTCAATACTAAAAAGGTGTGA